In the Sphingobacterium sp. PCS056 genome, GCTAGCCCAACTTCTTTCAGTTCTTTATCGGACCAATGTTGTACGCCAAATGCTAAAAGATGATCAAGTAAGTTTGATGGAGAGAAAATAGCGATATTTCCCCAATGAGCAATAGGATACGTTTCCTTATTCAAATCAAGAAAGATCGTCTTGAGTTTTAAATTGGGCGATCTTGATATTAATTTATGTTTGACATGTGCGTCAACATAAGCATAGTGTCGGGCAGGAATACAAAAACTTCCCTTTTCTGAGTAAAGATATACAGCACTCATTTCAGGGGAGATCAGCTGTGCTTTTTCATGATGATGTATTTCGGTATTAAATTGACCAAAATACCGGATCTCAATATCTCCATCATCAATAACTTTTGTACAATCTAGTGTTGATATGTAAGCTTTTGGCATAATTAGATAAGTATTGCTTTATTTTCAAATATAACAAAATAAAAACGCTCATTATTTTTGATAAAACAAAAGATCATGAATAAGAAAAAAATAGATATTTTCGATACCACTCTCCGTGATGGTGAGCAGGGGCCTGGGTGCTTGCTGACTCTTCAATCAAAACTGGAAATAGCCGAACAGCTTGAATTTCTCGGTGTTGATATTATAGAAGCGGGTTTCCCTGTGAGTTCTCCTGCAGATTTTAAGGCGGTACAGGAAGTTTCAAAATTAATTAAAAATGCTAAAGTGTGCGCATTGGCCAGAGCCCGTGAGCTAGATATTGACACTGCGGTTAATGCGCTCAAAAATGCGGTGTGTCCTAGAGTACAACTTGGAATCGGGACTTCGGATATTCATATTAAAAATAAATTTAATAGTACCAGAGATGATATTTTAGCTGTAGCATTTAAAATGGTGCGGTATGCCTCTAATAAAATTGAGGAGGTGCAATTTTTTGCTGAAGATGCGGGTAGAGCCGATAATTTATTTTTAGCAAAAATGGTTGAAAATGTGATTGAGGCAGGTGCAACTATTGTTAATCTACCTGATACCAATGGTTTTTGTACTCCTTTTGAATATTATGAAAAGAT is a window encoding:
- a CDS encoding helix-turn-helix domain-containing protein — translated: MPKAYISTLDCTKVIDDGDIEIRYFGQFNTEIHHHEKAQLISPEMSAVYLYSEKGSFCIPARHYAYVDAHVKHKLISRSPNLKLKTIFLDLNKETYPIAHWGNIAIFSPSNLLDHLLAFGVQHWSDKELKEVGLASLKKMLAHILISPLKLHAQPPKSESLLKVVECITQSISEQITIASLSQHVNIPERTLSRQFKKETDISIFQFIKLSRMQLALELLEDQSLHISEIVYKIGYDSIPTFSNLFKELIGISPQRYRQGLL